Proteins encoded within one genomic window of Mycolicibacterium monacense:
- a CDS encoding cytochrome P450, which produces MTTMESRCPFGPGFDFTDPDVLVQGIPVNEFAQLRKTAPVWWNEQQESIFDDGGYWVISRHEDIKSISRNGDLWSTNAKGAVMRLPEGVTAEQLDLTKALLINHDAPEHTRLRKIVSRLFTPRSVAALEEKLAISARQIVAAAREKGSGDFVTDIAMSLPLQAIADLIGVPEADREKLFHWTNCIMNTDDPDFDSDPTVANAELMGYAYNMAEERRRCPADDIVTRLIQADIDGESLGDVEFAFFVILLAVAGNETTRNAMTHGMNAFFEHPDQWELFVRERPETAVDEIVRWATPVHCFQRTALADVELGGVTIREGQRAGLFYSSANYDEDVFESPFEFDILRDPNPHLGFGGNGAHYCIGANLARMEIKLIFNELADQIPDIAKLGEPQRLRSGWINGVKELPVSYRG; this is translated from the coding sequence ATGACGACCATGGAGAGCCGATGCCCGTTCGGCCCCGGTTTCGACTTCACCGACCCCGACGTCCTGGTGCAGGGCATCCCGGTCAACGAGTTCGCGCAGCTGCGCAAGACCGCACCGGTCTGGTGGAACGAACAGCAGGAGTCGATCTTCGACGACGGTGGCTACTGGGTCATCAGCCGTCACGAGGACATCAAATCGATCTCGCGCAACGGTGACCTGTGGTCGACCAACGCCAAGGGTGCGGTCATGCGTCTGCCCGAAGGTGTCACCGCCGAGCAGCTCGACCTCACCAAGGCGCTGCTGATCAACCACGACGCCCCGGAACACACCCGGCTCCGCAAGATCGTGTCCCGGCTGTTCACGCCGCGCTCGGTCGCCGCGCTGGAGGAGAAGCTGGCGATCTCCGCACGCCAGATCGTGGCCGCCGCACGGGAGAAGGGCAGCGGCGACTTCGTCACCGACATCGCGATGAGCCTGCCGCTGCAGGCGATCGCCGATCTGATCGGCGTCCCCGAAGCCGACCGGGAGAAGCTCTTCCACTGGACGAACTGCATCATGAACACCGACGACCCCGATTTCGACTCCGATCCGACGGTCGCGAACGCCGAACTCATGGGCTACGCCTACAACATGGCCGAGGAGCGCAGGCGGTGCCCGGCCGACGACATCGTCACCCGCCTCATCCAGGCCGATATCGACGGGGAATCCCTCGGTGACGTCGAGTTCGCGTTCTTCGTGATCCTGCTCGCGGTGGCCGGCAACGAGACCACCCGCAACGCGATGACCCACGGCATGAACGCGTTCTTCGAGCACCCCGACCAGTGGGAGCTGTTCGTCCGGGAACGCCCCGAGACCGCGGTCGACGAGATCGTGCGCTGGGCCACCCCGGTGCACTGCTTCCAGCGCACCGCGCTGGCCGACGTCGAACTCGGCGGGGTGACCATCCGCGAGGGACAGCGCGCGGGCCTGTTCTACAGCTCGGCGAATTACGACGAGGACGTCTTCGAGTCGCCCTTCGAATTCGACATCCTGCGCGATCCCAACCCGCATCTCGGGTTCGGCGGCAACGGTGCCCACTACTGCATCGGCGCCAACCTGGCCCGCATGGAGATCAAGCTGATCTTCAACGAGTTGGCCGACCAGATTCCGGACATCGCGAAACTGGGCGAACCGCAACGGCTGCGGTCCGGGTGGATCAACGGCGTCAAGGAGCTGCCGGTCAGCTACCGGGGCTGA
- a CDS encoding alpha/beta hydrolase: MAAMSAHLSRRAALRLAAGAAAGAAGVHALGAAAPAASVPPAAAPTYLTGSFVSAARGGVQTNWAIARPPGQSAALHPVIALHGKGADAAQVMAGGVEQGLAEAAAAGLPPFAVVAVDGGGSYWHRRASGEDSGAMVLDELIPMLDTMGLDTSRVGFLGWSMGGYGALLLGARLGPERTAAICAVSPALWTSAGASAPGAFDGADDFAANSVWGRPELAAIPIRIDCGTSDPFYSATEQFIAQLPNPPAGGFSPGGHDGGFWSSQLPAEITWMAPLVAA; the protein is encoded by the coding sequence GCCGCCGCGCCGCCCTGCGCCTCGCCGCGGGTGCGGCCGCGGGCGCCGCAGGCGTCCACGCGCTGGGTGCCGCCGCACCGGCCGCATCGGTCCCGCCGGCAGCGGCGCCGACCTATCTCACGGGATCGTTCGTATCGGCCGCGCGCGGCGGTGTCCAGACGAACTGGGCCATCGCCCGGCCCCCCGGGCAGAGTGCGGCGCTGCACCCGGTGATCGCACTGCACGGCAAGGGCGCCGATGCGGCTCAGGTGATGGCCGGCGGAGTCGAGCAGGGTCTGGCGGAGGCCGCCGCCGCCGGGCTCCCGCCGTTCGCGGTGGTGGCCGTCGACGGCGGCGGAAGTTATTGGCACAGGCGCGCTTCCGGGGAGGACTCCGGGGCCATGGTGCTCGACGAGCTGATCCCCATGCTGGACACGATGGGTCTCGACACGTCGCGCGTCGGGTTCCTCGGCTGGTCGATGGGCGGCTACGGCGCCCTGCTGCTGGGTGCCCGCCTCGGTCCCGAGCGCACGGCGGCGATCTGCGCGGTCAGCCCGGCCCTGTGGACGTCGGCGGGGGCGAGCGCCCCCGGGGCGTTCGACGGCGCCGACGACTTTGCGGCCAACAGTGTGTGGGGCCGTCCCGAGTTGGCCGCCATCCCCATCCGGATCGACTGCGGCACTTCCGATCCGTTCTATTCGGCGACCGAGCAGTTCATTGCGCAGTTGCCGAATCCGCCGGCCGGCGGCTTCTCCCCCGGCGGGCACGACGGCGGGTTCTGGAGTTCGCAGCTGCCCGCGGAGATCACCTGGATGGCCCCGCTCGTCGCCGCCTAG
- a CDS encoding TetR/AcrR family transcriptional regulator, with protein MRTHGWSGSAPASDEEAVERILAAAGRAIDERGADLSIADVARTLGVTRQTVYRYFPSTEALLVEAAVHAAAGFLDRLAEHVRGITEPADAVTEAIATALEWLPEDKHIGLLVTPGRADVHSESVTSDVALQFAKAMVRRFDVDWTGLGFSDEDLDELAEYLLRIIQSFVVDPGRPPRTGEALRGFLRRWVGAAVRR; from the coding sequence ATGCGCACCCACGGCTGGTCGGGTTCGGCGCCGGCCAGTGACGAGGAAGCCGTCGAACGGATTCTGGCCGCCGCCGGCCGGGCGATCGACGAACGCGGCGCCGACCTGAGCATCGCCGATGTGGCCCGCACCCTCGGCGTCACGCGCCAGACCGTCTACCGGTACTTCCCCAGCACCGAGGCGTTGCTCGTGGAGGCGGCGGTGCATGCCGCTGCCGGTTTCCTCGACAGGTTGGCCGAACACGTCCGGGGCATCACCGAACCCGCCGACGCGGTGACCGAGGCCATCGCCACCGCGTTGGAGTGGCTGCCCGAGGACAAGCACATCGGCCTGCTCGTCACGCCCGGCCGCGCCGATGTGCATTCGGAGTCGGTCACCTCCGATGTGGCGCTGCAGTTCGCCAAGGCGATGGTGCGGCGGTTCGACGTCGACTGGACCGGGCTCGGGTTCAGCGACGAGGATCTCGACGAGTTGGCCGAGTACCTGCTGCGCATCATCCAGTCGTTCGTCGTCGACCCCGGTCGCCCACCGCGCACGGGCGAGGCGCTGCGCGGGTTCCTGCGCCGCTGGGTGGGCGCCGCGGTCCGCCGCTGA
- the purD gene encoding phosphoribosylamine--glycine ligase, translated as MRVLVIGSGAREHALLLALRRDPEVEALAVAPGNPGTAAVADQHDVDITSGEAVAELARRISADLVVIGPEVPLVLGVADAVRAAGVACFGPSRSAARIEGSKAYAKDVMNAAGVRTAASEIVDNPAHLDAALGRFGPPAGEAAWVVKDDGLAAGKGVVVTADRDAARAHAASLLDSGHPVLLESFLDGPEVSLFCVVDGETVVPLLPAQDFKRVGDGDTGPNTGGMGAYAPLPWLPADITTSIVDDIVKPVAAELVQRGSSFSGLLYAGLAITSRGPAVVEFNCRFGDPETQSVLALLDSPLGQLLHAAATGRLAEFPELQWRDGAAVTVVVAAENYPGRPRVGDVITGADAEGVLHAGTARRDDGAIVSSGGRVLSVVGTGADLDAARTAAYSTLASIRLPGSHFRSDIGLAAAEGKITL; from the coding sequence GTGCGCGTCCTGGTAATCGGATCCGGTGCCCGTGAACATGCCCTGCTGCTGGCGTTGCGCCGCGACCCCGAGGTCGAGGCACTGGCGGTGGCCCCGGGCAACCCGGGCACGGCCGCTGTCGCCGATCAGCACGACGTCGACATCACCTCCGGTGAGGCCGTCGCCGAACTCGCCCGCCGGATCAGCGCCGACCTGGTGGTCATCGGACCCGAGGTGCCACTGGTGCTCGGCGTCGCCGACGCCGTCCGTGCCGCCGGGGTCGCGTGCTTCGGGCCGAGCCGGAGCGCCGCCCGCATCGAAGGTTCCAAGGCGTACGCCAAGGACGTGATGAATGCCGCAGGCGTCCGCACCGCCGCCAGCGAGATCGTCGACAACCCCGCGCACCTCGACGCCGCACTCGGCCGGTTCGGTCCGCCCGCGGGAGAGGCCGCGTGGGTCGTCAAGGACGACGGCCTTGCCGCGGGCAAGGGTGTGGTGGTGACCGCCGACCGCGACGCGGCGCGCGCCCACGCCGCAAGTCTGCTCGACTCCGGCCACCCTGTGCTGCTGGAGTCGTTCCTCGACGGTCCGGAGGTGTCGCTGTTCTGCGTCGTCGACGGTGAGACCGTGGTGCCGCTACTGCCCGCGCAGGACTTCAAACGCGTCGGTGACGGTGACACCGGACCCAACACCGGCGGTATGGGCGCCTACGCCCCCCTGCCCTGGCTGCCCGCCGACATCACCACGAGCATCGTCGACGACATCGTCAAACCCGTTGCAGCCGAATTGGTTCAACGCGGCAGCTCGTTCTCCGGCCTGCTGTACGCAGGCCTGGCGATCACCTCACGCGGACCGGCCGTCGTCGAGTTCAACTGCCGGTTCGGCGACCCGGAGACCCAATCGGTGCTGGCACTGCTCGACTCGCCGCTCGGGCAGCTGCTGCACGCCGCGGCGACCGGGCGGCTCGCGGAGTTCCCCGAACTGCAATGGCGCGACGGTGCCGCGGTGACGGTCGTGGTGGCCGCCGAGAACTATCCCGGCCGGCCGCGCGTCGGCGACGTGATCACCGGCGCCGACGCCGAGGGCGTGCTGCACGCCGGGACCGCCCGTCGCGACGACGGCGCCATCGTGTCGTCCGGCGGCCGGGTGCTGTCGGTGGTGGGTACCGGCGCCGACCTCGACGCCGCGAGGACGGCCGCCTACTCGACGCTGGCGTCGATCCGGTTGCCGGGCAGCCACTTCCGCAGCGACATCGGGTTGGCCGCGGCCGAGGGCAAGATCACCCTCTAG